The Pimelobacter simplex genomic sequence TCGACGCGGTCGCGCTGCGGCGGGCGCACACCGTGCTGCTCGGTGGCGGGCCGATCGGGGCGGCGCTGCGGGCGCGGGCGGCCGAGGCGGGCGTGCGAGTGGTGGCGACGTACGGGTCGGCGGAGACCGCCGGCGGCTGCGTGTACGACGGCCTGCCGCTCGACGGTGTCGCCGTGGCGCTGGGCGAGGGCGGCCGGATCCGGCTGGCCGGTCCCACGCTCTTCACCGCGTACGCCGGGCAGCCCGAGCTGACCCGCGAGGTCCTCGTCGACGGCTGGTTCCTCACCTCCGACGCGGGCCGGATCGACGACGACGGTCACCTGGTGGTGATCGGCCGGGTCGACGACGTCATCGTCACCGGCGGGCTCAACGTGCCCGGCCCGGCCGTGGCCGAGCGGCTGCGCGCGCACCCCGAGGTGAGCGCGGCCGAGGTGCTCGGCGTACCGGACCCGGAGTGGGGCAACCGCGTCGTCGCGTTCGTGGTCGGCCCGCCGGGGCTCGACGACCTGCGCGACTGGGTCGCCGCGGCGCACGCACGGGCGTGGGCGCCGCGCCAGGTGGTCCGGCTCGACGCGATCCCGCTGCTGGCCAACGGCAAGCCCGACCGCCAGGCGCTGCTCCGTGCGGCGGTCGAGGAGGCGGGCCGGTGAAGGTCGTCGCGATCCCGATGCGCACCCGCTTCCGCGGGATCACCGTCCGCGAGGCGGCGCTGCTGCGCGGGCCGGGCGGCTGGGGGGAGTGGAGCCCGTTCCTGGAGTACCCCGCCGACGTCGCCGAGCCCTGGCTGCGCTGCGCGGAGGAGGCGGCCGCCGGTGACTGGCCGGCGCCCCTGCGCGACCGGGTCCCCGTCAACGTGACCGTCCCGGCGGTCGACCCCGAGCGGGCGCACGCGATCGTGCGCGCCGGTGGCTGCCGGACCGCCAAGGTCAAGGTCGCCGAGCCCGGCCAGAGCCCGGCCGACGACGAGGCGCGGGTCGAGGCGGTGCGCGACGCGCTCGGGCCCGACGGGCACCTCCGGATCGACGCCAACGGCGCGTGGTCGGTCGACGACGCGGTCGCCGCGATCGGACGGCTCGACCGGGCCGCCGGCGGCCTGGAGTACGCCGAGCAGCCGGTCGCGAGCGTCGAGGACCTGGCACTGGTGCGCCGCCGCGTCGCCGTACCGATCGCGGCGGACGAGTCGATCCGCCGCGCCGAGGACCCCTACCGGGTGCGCGACCTGGAGGCCGCCGACATCGCGGTGCTCAAGGTGCAGCCGCTCGGCGGGGTCCGGGCCTGCCTCGAGATCGCCGAGCGGATCGGCCTGCCCGTGGTCGTGTCGAGCGCGCTGGAGACCTCCGTCGGCATCGCCGCCGGCGTCGCGCTGGCGGCGGCGCTGCCCGAGCTGCCCTACGCCTGCGGCCTGGCCACGGTGCAGCTCCTGACCGCCGACGTGGTCGCCGAGCCGCTGCTGCCGGTCGACGGCGCGCTGCCCGTACGACGTCCCAAGGTCGACGTCCAGCAGGTCGGCCTGCTGGGCGCGGCCCCCGACCGGCTCGCGCACTGGGAGGCCCGGCTCGCCGAGGTGCGCGCTCTGCGCGAGGATCTGGGGTCATGACCACCTCCTCCGCCTCGTCCGCCGCAGACCTCGCGGACGCGCTCGTCGCCTGGCTCGGCCGGGCCGGCGTCACCGAGGTGGTCGTCGCCCCCGGCTCGCGCAACGCCCCGCTCGCGCTGGCGCTCTGGGCCGCGTCCCAGCAGGACGGCGGACCGCGGCTCCACACGCGCATCGACGAGCGCACCGGCGGCTTCCTCGCCCTCGGGCTGACCCGCTCGGGCGCGCGCGCCGCCGTGCTCACCACGTCGGGGACCGCCGTAGCCAACCTGCACCCCGCCGTCCTGGAGGCAGTGCACTCCGGCGTCGGCCTCGTCGTCGTCTCGGCCGACCGGCCCGCCCGGCTGCGCGGGACCGGCGCCAACCAGACCACCGACCAGGTCGGCATCTTCAGCCCGTTCGTGATCACCCGGGACGTCGCCACGGTCGCCGAGCTCGACGCCGTCGCCGCCGGGTGGGACGACGTCGTGCACCTCAACGTCCAGCTCGACGCGCCGCTCGTGCCCGACGCCCCGGTGCCGGCCCCGCCGCTCGCCGCCCCCGTCGTGTCCGCCCCGTCGCGCAGGCCGTCCGGCCCGGCGACCCCGCTCCCGCGCGGACCGCGCACGGTCGTGGTCGCCGGGGACGACGCCGGCCCGCCCGCCCGTCAGCTCGCCGAGGCCGCGGGGTGGCCGCTGCTGGCCGAGCCGACCAGCGGCGCCCGGACCGGTGACCACGCGCTGCGGACCTACCGGCTGCTGCTCGGCACCGGCCTCGGCCGCCGGATCGAGCGGGTCGTGGTGTTCGGGCGGCCCACCCTGTCGCGGCCGGTGACCCTGCTCCTGGAGCGCAGCGACGTCGAGGTGCTCGTCGTCGCGGGCCGCGGTGCCTGGCCGGTGCGGCCGGCCGGGTCGGTCCCGGTCACCGCGCCCTCCTGGGCCGGCGACGAGCCCGACGACCCTGCCTGGCTCAACGCCTGGCGGGCGGCCGACCGCGCGCTCGGGCTGCGGATCGACCGCCTGCTCGCCGCGGAGCCCGCCCTCACGCCGTACGACGTCGCGGGGGTCACGCACGCCGCGCTCCCCGCGGGCGGACTGCTCGTGGTCGGCGCGTCCAGCCCGGTCCGCGACCTCGACGTCATGGTCCGCCCGCCGGCCGTCGGAACCCGCCGCAAGGTGATCGCCAACCGTGGCCTGGCCGGGATCGACGGCACCATCAGCACCGCCGTCGGCGCCGCGCTCGGCCGCTCCGGATCCACCCGGAACCTCGCCCTGATGGGCGACCTGACGTTCCTGCACGACCAGACCGGTCTGGTGCTCGGCCCCGAGGAGCCGCGCCCCGACCTGACGATCGTCGTCCCCAACGACGACGGGGGAGCGATCTTCTCGATGCTGGAGCAGGGCGCGCCCGCGCACGCGGCGTCGTTCGAGCGGCTCTTCGGCACACCCCACGGCACCGACCTTTCCGGGCTGTGCGCGGCGGCGCGGGTCCCGCACCTGCGGGTCACCTCGCGGCCCGAGCTCGACCAGGCGCTCGCCATGCCCAACGGTGGTATCGAGGTCGTCGAGGCGGTGGTCTCCCGGACCGGCCGCCGGGACCTCGACGCCCGCATCCGCGGCCTGGCCGCGGACCTTCCCGGGACCGACTGAGGAGACACCGCCCATGGAGATCGCCTTCCTGCTCGTGGCGATCGCCATCACCGTGCTGACGGTGACGGCGATCTCCGAGCGCTTCGAGGTGCCCGCCCCGCTGACGCTGGTGGTCGTGGGCGTCGCGGCGTCGTACGTGCCCGGGGTGCCGGAGATCCGGCTGGAGCCCGAGGTCGTGCTGCTGGGCCTGCTGCCGCCGCTGCTCTACTCGGCGGCGGTCAACACCTCGCTCGTCGACTTCAACGCCAACCGGCGGCCGATCCTGCTGCTGTCGGTGGGGCTCGTGGCGTTCACGACGTTCGGTGTCGCGGCCGTCGTGCGCGTGGTGATCCCGGAGATCGGCTGGCCCCTCGCGCTCGCCATCGGCGCGGTGGTCGCGCCGCCGGACGCGGTCGCGGCGACCGCGATCGGACGGCGGATCGGCCTGCCCCGGCGGATCGTCACCATCCTCGAGGGCGAGTCGCTGCTCAACGACGCGAGCGCCCTCGTCGCCCTCCGCACGGCCGTTGCGGCGCTCGGCACCACGGTGACCGCGTGGCAGGTGGGTGGCGACTTCGTGATCGCCGCGGGCGGTGGCGTGCTCGTGGGCGGCCTGGCGTTCGTCATCGTCGGCTTCCTGCGCAAGAAGGTCACCGACCCGCTGCTCGACACCGCCATCTCGCTGGTGATCCCCTTCGCGGCGTACATCGTGGCCGAGGAGTTCCACGCCTCCGGCGTGGTCGCCGTCGTCGTGGCGGGCCTGCTGCTCGGCCACGTCGCTCCGGTGCTGCAGACGGCGCCGTCGCGGATCGCCGAGCGGACCAACTGGCGCACGCTGGCGTACGTCCTCGAGAACACCGTCTTCCTGCTCATCGGCCTCCAGGCGGACTGGCTGCTCGGCGAGGTCGGCGACAGCGAGTTCGGCGTCGGCACGATCGTCGCCGCGTGCGCCGCCGCGTTCGTCGCGGTCGTCGTGCTGCGGCTGGTGTGGGTGTTCGCCTCGCGCTACCTGCTGCTGCGCCCGGGACCGGACCCGGTCACCGGCGAGAAGGCCTCGTGGCGCTACTCGTTCCTGATCGGCTGGGCCGGGATGCGCGGCGTGGTCACCCTGGCAGCCGCCTTCACGGTGCCCGAGCACACCGAGCACCGCGAGGTGCTGCTCATCATCGCGTTCACCGTCGTGGCCGGCACCCTGCTCGGCCAGGGCATGACGCTGCCCTGGGTCGCCCGCAGGCTGCGGGTGCCCTCGCCCGACCCGCACGACGACGCCCTGGCCCGCGCCACGCTGCTCCAGCAGGCCGCCAAGGCGGGCATCCACCGCCTCGACGAGCTCGCCGCCGACACGGACGACCCGCACCACGTCCGCGAGCTGATCATCCAGCGCATCGAGCAGCGCAACTTCGCCGCGTGGGAGCGGCTCGGCACGACCGAGGGCGAGGAGAGCCCCAGCGACCTCTACGCGCGCTGGCGCGGCGACATGATCGAGGCCGAGCGCCGCCGGGTGCTCGAGATCCGCTCGACCGGCTCGGTGCCCTCCGAGATCGTGAGCGAGGTGCTCGCCATGCTCGACGTCGAGGAGTCCATGCTGGACGCCGCCGAGGCCGCCCGCGCCGAGCTGCGCACCACGGCCAGGGCCCCCGCGCGTGACGGCTGCGAGCACCTCGCCCAGGCGCCCCTCCTCGACCCGCCCGCCGAGCTCGCCTGCGCCGACTGCCTCGTCGAGGGCACCCGCTGGGTCGCCCTGCGGATGTGCCTGTCCTGCGGTGAGGTCGGCTGCTGCGACTCCTCGCCGAGCCGGCACGCCACGGCGCACTTCCGCGAGACCCAGCACCCGGTCATGCGCTCGGTCGAGCCGGGCGAGGACTGGCGGTGGTGCTTCGTGCACCACCAGACCGGCTGATCGGGAGCGGACTACCGTTGGTCCCATGCGACTGACGAAGTTCGGCCACTCGGCAGTACGGATCGAGCACGAGGGCACCACCGTGGTCCTCGACCCCGGCGTCTGGAGCCAGCGCGAATCCGTCGAGGGCGTCGACGCGGTGCTCATCACCCACGAGCACGTCGACCACTTCCACCCCGACAACCTGCGCGCGACCGACGCGCCGATCTACACCATCTCGGCCGTGGCGGCCCAGATCCGCGACGTGGCGCCCGACGTCGCCGAGCGGGTGCACGTCGTACGGCCCGAGGAGAGCTGGTCGATCGGGAGCATCGGCGTCCGCGCGGTCGGCGAGCTGCACGCGGTCATCCACCCCGAGCTGCCGCGCTTCGACAACAGCGGCTACCTGCTCGACGTGGGGGACACCACGGTGTTCCACCCGGGCGACGCGCTGACCGGGCCCGGCGTACCGGTGGACGTGCTGCTGGCGCCCGTGTGCGCCCCGTGGATGCGGGTGAGCGAGGGCGTCGAGTTCGCCCGCGGGCTCGGCGCCGCACGCAATGTCGCCATCCACGACCGGGTGTTCTCGCCCGAGGGGCTCGGCATCGTCGACCTGCAGTTCGGCCGCTTCCTCGAGGGCGCGGGCCTGGAGTACCGCCGGCTGGCCGACGGCACCGACCTCTGACCCGTTCGGCTCGTTCTCAGGTGGACCGGGCATGATGGCCCGATGCCGATCGCTCGATCCACCATCGCCGGCGCCGTCACGGGCGTCCTCCTGCTCGGCGGAGCCGTCGGCTTCGCCGTCGGCCTGCCCAAGGTCTCCGAGGACCCGGGCGCAGCGGCCTCCGCCGGTGACCTGCCGAAGCTCCCGGACCGGCTCGACGACCGGATGGTCGCGCTGTCCAAGATCACGGCCAAGGACGCCGGCACCACCAACCCCGAGGACATCAAGGCGATCGAGCAGATCGCGAACGCCGCCTCCGACGGCGACACCAAGGCGACGAGCAACCTCGGGTCGATCTACGGTCCCTCCGAGGTCCGCGCCTACATCGACGTCAAGGCGATGGCCCAGGCCACCGCGCAGAGCGCCCCGGCCCAGATCGCGGTGACCGTGACCGGCGGCCCCACCGGCCTGGTCATCCCGAACGGCCCGTTCGAGATCAGCCAGAACGGCGGCGGCCACTACGAGCTGCGCGAGGTCGGCGGCCACCGCTGCGCCGTCGCCTGGCAGCAGCCGACCGACCCGACCACCGGGATGCCGGTCGAGGGCGACATCCCGCCCGGCAGCTACCAGACCGAGTGCCGTGCCGAGCGCGGCGGCCTCACCTACGACGTCTACGCCTCGGGCCTGACGCCGGACGAGATCGCGCACTACCTCGACCTCGTCCTGGAGAAGACCGGCGCCGACGCCTAGCCCTCGGCGCGCTCAGCTCCAGTAGATGACGACCTTGTCGCCCACGGAGACCTGGTCGAACAGCCACGCCACCGCGCCCTGGTCGCGGACGTTGACGCACCCGTGCGAGGCGCCGTTGTAGCCGTGCGCCGCGAAGTCCGGGGAGTAGTGCACGGCCTGCCCGCCGGAGAAGAACATCGCGTAGGGCATGGACGTGTGGTACAGCGTCGAGACGTGGTCGCGGCTCTTGCGCTGGATCGCGAACACGCCCTCGCGGGTCGGCAGCTCGGCCGAGCCGAACCGGACGTCGACGGTCTTGCGGACCGTCCCGTCGACCACCCAGCGCAGCGTGCGGCTCGACTTGTCGATGCACAGCACCCGCCCGGTCTGGCAGCGCGCGTCGAGCGGTCCGGGCGTGTTGCCGCCGGTGCTCGGCGGCGGCTGGTTCGTCAGCTCGGCCCGGGTGGGCTCGCGGGTCATCGCCTCGAGCCGGTCGAGCGTGCGCCGGTCGACCTCGCCGGTGACCTCGAAGCCGCGCTTGGCCTGGAAGCCGCGCACCGCCTCGGTCGTGACCGGGCCGTACTTGTCGGTGACGTCGCCGCTGAACCAGTCGATCTGCTTGAGCCGGGCCTGGATCTCGCGCACCTGGGGGCCGGTGTCGCCGGGCGAGAACAGCGCCGGACCGGCCGGCGGGGGACCGGGGTCCTTGCTCGGGGTCTTGCTCGGCTCGTCGCTGGGCTCGTCGCGGGGCTCGTCGCTCGGGGTGTCGCCGGGGGTGTCACTCGGGGTGTCGCTCGGCTCGGCGGCCGGGTTGCCGATCGGCCGGGTGCCGGGCTGGTCGGTGGCCTGAGCGCCGGGCTGGTGGACCCGGGTGGGGCCGTCGGCCTGGGGGGAGTGCTCCCAGGGGAGCTTCTCGCCGCGCACGGCCCAACCGACGCCGTACGCCAGGACGGAGCAGAGCGCCGCGATCACGGTGACGACCGTGATCCGGCGAGCGATGCGCAGCTTTGTCTTCATGCTCAGGTAGACGCTGCAGGCGGCCGGTTGGTTGCGCGCGATTTCACGCGGCTAGGCTGCCGCGGTGGCCCGTGCAGAGCTCGACAAGCAGCCCGCCGACGTTCGACGGATGTTCGACACTGTCGCGCGGCGCTATGACCTGACCAACGACATCCTCTCGTTCGGGCAGGACCGCCGCTGGCGACGCGAGGTCCTCGCCGCCGTCGACCCGTCGTACGGCGACCGGGTGCTCGACCTCGCGGCCGGCACCGGCACCTCGAGCCAGCCGTTCCGCGACGCCGGGGCGGAGGTCGTACCGTGCGACTTCTCGATCGGCATGCTCCAGGTCGGCAAGAAGCAGCTGCCGCACCTGCCCTTCACCGCCGGCGACGGCACCAAGCTGCCCTTCCGCGACGCGACCTTCGACGCCGTCACGATCTCGTTCGGCCTGCGCAATATCGTCGACCCGCTCGCCGGCCTCGCCGAGATGCGCCGGGTCACCAAGCCCGGCGGCCGCCTGGTCGTGTGCGAGTTCAGCCACCCGACGTGGTCGCCGTGGCGCACCGTCTACATCGAGTACCTGATGAAGGCGCTCCCCGCCGTCGCCCGCACCGTCTCCTCGGCCCCGGACGCCTACGTCTACCTCGCCGAGTCCATCCGCGCCTGGCCCGACCAGCGCGGCCTCGCGGACCTGATCGGCGAGGCGGGCTGGCAGAAGCCGCAGTGGCGCAACCTCTCGGGCGGCATCGTGGCGATGCACCGGGCGACCGCCTGACAGAGCCCGCCGGGCCCCCTACGCTCGCGCTCATGCAGGCCCTCCGCGCCGACTGGACCCCCACCGCGGCCGAGTCGAAGGCGTACGCCCGCGCGGCGGCGCTCCTCTGCGTGCGCACCTACGCCGCGCTGATCCTGGTCGGCGGCGTGATCGCTGCAGCGGCCGTCGCCTACCTGGTCGAGACCGACTTCGTCGCGGTCCTGGCGCTGTACGTCGTGATCCAGGGCGTCTTGATCGGCCGGCAGTGGCGGCGGATCGTCAAGCAGATCGCGGCCGGCTTCCCGCCCGGCCTGCCGGCCGCGGCCGAGGCGAGCGAGGCGGGACTCCGGATCGTGCACCCACACGCGGTCTGCGAGTACCCCTGGAGCCGGCTGGGCGCGCCGCGGGTCGCGCCGGCGTACGTGTCGTGCAAGGACGAGGTGACCCGTGGCCGCTTCCTGTTCCCGCGCCAGCTCTTCCCGGACGCCTGGCTCGCGCACGTCGGCGGGGGAGACCGGGAGGACACCGCGTGAGCGCATCCGACCGCGTCGAGTGGACGGTCACCGCCGACGAGCAGGCCGCCCTGATCCGTGCATCGACCTGGCAGCTCTGGCGCAAGCTCGCGCTCTCCGTCGTGACCCTCCTCGCCGGCGGGCTCGCGCTGCTCGGAGCGACGCGGTGGGGTGCGCCCGGGCTGCTGCTGGGGCCGGTGCTGGCCGGCGCGATGGCGGCGTGGCTGTGGTTCGCCGCCCACCGATCGGTACGCCGCCTGCTGGTCGCCGCCTACCCGGTCGGCGCGACGGTGGCCGCCGAGGCCACGCCGGAGCGTCTGCGGCTGGCCACGGAGGCCGGCGCCAGCGAGCTGCCCTGGGAGCGGCTGACCGAGGCCCGGGTGGGCCCGGTCGTGGTGCTGGTCAAGGACGCCGTGTGCCGGCAGTGGGTGACCATCCCGCGGCCGTTGTTCCGCGATGCGTGGCGTCCCTACCTGCCTCGCTGAGGCCCCTGATTTTCGCAACCCTCTCGTGCGTTAAATCCCCAGGTCAGGCGCGGTTTTCGAGGTGACAGGCGGGGCGGGTGTGGCATTGCCCACCCCCCTGTGACGGGCCCGTTCCGGGGTGGCAGTATGTGTTCCACGCCACTAGTGATTCTGTTCACAAGATCACGAGAGGGAGGCTCATGGAGCTCTACACGCCGGTGCTCGTCCTGGCGGCCCTGGCCGCGTTGTTCGCGGTCGGATCGGTCGCCATGAGCACGATGGTGGGGCCGCGGCGCTACAACCGCGCCAAGTCCGACTCCTACGAGTGCGGCATCGAGCCGACGCCGCAGGCGTTGAGCGGCCGCTTCCCGGTGAAGTACTACATCACCGCGATGCTCTTCATCGTCTTCGACATCGAGATCATCTTCCTCTACCCCTGGGCCGTCCGCTTCGACGCGATGTCCTGGTTCGGGCTGATCGAGATGGTCCTGTTCATCGCCACCGTCTTTGTCGCGTACGCCTATGTGTGGCGCCGCGGCGGATTGGACTGGGACTGACCCATGGGCATCGAGGAGAAGCTCCCGAGCGGAGTCCTGCTGAGCACGGTCGAGGGGTTGGCCGGCTACATGCGCA encodes the following:
- a CDS encoding demethylmenaquinone methyltransferase, whose amino-acid sequence is MARAELDKQPADVRRMFDTVARRYDLTNDILSFGQDRRWRREVLAAVDPSYGDRVLDLAAGTGTSSQPFRDAGAEVVPCDFSIGMLQVGKKQLPHLPFTAGDGTKLPFRDATFDAVTISFGLRNIVDPLAGLAEMRRVTKPGGRLVVCEFSHPTWSPWRTVYIEYLMKALPAVARTVSSAPDAYVYLAESIRAWPDQRGLADLIGEAGWQKPQWRNLSGGIVAMHRATA
- the menD gene encoding 2-succinyl-5-enolpyruvyl-6-hydroxy-3-cyclohexene-1-carboxylic-acid synthase, with protein sequence MTTSSASSAADLADALVAWLGRAGVTEVVVAPGSRNAPLALALWAASQQDGGPRLHTRIDERTGGFLALGLTRSGARAAVLTTSGTAVANLHPAVLEAVHSGVGLVVVSADRPARLRGTGANQTTDQVGIFSPFVITRDVATVAELDAVAAGWDDVVHLNVQLDAPLVPDAPVPAPPLAAPVVSAPSRRPSGPATPLPRGPRTVVVAGDDAGPPARQLAEAAGWPLLAEPTSGARTGDHALRTYRLLLGTGLGRRIERVVVFGRPTLSRPVTLLLERSDVEVLVVAGRGAWPVRPAGSVPVTAPSWAGDEPDDPAWLNAWRAADRALGLRIDRLLAAEPALTPYDVAGVTHAALPAGGLLVVGASSPVRDLDVMVRPPAVGTRRKVIANRGLAGIDGTISTAVGAALGRSGSTRNLALMGDLTFLHDQTGLVLGPEEPRPDLTIVVPNDDGGAIFSMLEQGAPAHAASFERLFGTPHGTDLSGLCAAARVPHLRVTSRPELDQALAMPNGGIEVVEAVVSRTGRRDLDARIRGLAADLPGTD
- a CDS encoding MBL fold metallo-hydrolase, coding for MRLTKFGHSAVRIEHEGTTVVLDPGVWSQRESVEGVDAVLITHEHVDHFHPDNLRATDAPIYTISAVAAQIRDVAPDVAERVHVVRPEESWSIGSIGVRAVGELHAVIHPELPRFDNSGYLLDVGDTTVFHPGDALTGPGVPVDVLLAPVCAPWMRVSEGVEFARGLGAARNVAIHDRVFSPEGLGIVDLQFGRFLEGAGLEYRRLADGTDL
- a CDS encoding Na+/H+ antiporter produces the protein MEIAFLLVAIAITVLTVTAISERFEVPAPLTLVVVGVAASYVPGVPEIRLEPEVVLLGLLPPLLYSAAVNTSLVDFNANRRPILLLSVGLVAFTTFGVAAVVRVVIPEIGWPLALAIGAVVAPPDAVAATAIGRRIGLPRRIVTILEGESLLNDASALVALRTAVAALGTTVTAWQVGGDFVIAAGGGVLVGGLAFVIVGFLRKKVTDPLLDTAISLVIPFAAYIVAEEFHASGVVAVVVAGLLLGHVAPVLQTAPSRIAERTNWRTLAYVLENTVFLLIGLQADWLLGEVGDSEFGVGTIVAACAAAFVAVVVLRLVWVFASRYLLLRPGPDPVTGEKASWRYSFLIGWAGMRGVVTLAAAFTVPEHTEHREVLLIIAFTVVAGTLLGQGMTLPWVARRLRVPSPDPHDDALARATLLQQAAKAGIHRLDELAADTDDPHHVRELIIQRIEQRNFAAWERLGTTEGEESPSDLYARWRGDMIEAERRRVLEIRSTGSVPSEIVSEVLAMLDVEESMLDAAEAARAELRTTARAPARDGCEHLAQAPLLDPPAELACADCLVEGTRWVALRMCLSCGEVGCCDSSPSRHATAHFRETQHPVMRSVEPGEDWRWCFVHHQTG
- a CDS encoding o-succinylbenzoate synthase; translation: MRTRFRGITVREAALLRGPGGWGEWSPFLEYPADVAEPWLRCAEEAAAGDWPAPLRDRVPVNVTVPAVDPERAHAIVRAGGCRTAKVKVAEPGQSPADDEARVEAVRDALGPDGHLRIDANGAWSVDDAVAAIGRLDRAAGGLEYAEQPVASVEDLALVRRRVAVPIAADESIRRAEDPYRVRDLEAADIAVLKVQPLGGVRACLEIAERIGLPVVVSSALETSVGIAAGVALAAALPELPYACGLATVQLLTADVVAEPLLPVDGALPVRRPKVDVQQVGLLGAAPDRLAHWEARLAEVRALREDLGS
- a CDS encoding AMP-binding protein, with amino-acid sequence MDFWTARGEPGEVVDRLRRWLLDPPPGDASGLVVETSGSTGTPKRVVLSRAAVLASVRASAARLGASGPWVLALPPTYVAGVQVLARSLVAGHPPTLLERDGWPDGEDWFVSLVPTQLTRMLDDPVDAVALRRAHTVLLGGGPIGAALRARAAEAGVRVVATYGSAETAGGCVYDGLPLDGVAVALGEGGRIRLAGPTLFTAYAGQPELTREVLVDGWFLTSDAGRIDDDGHLVVIGRVDDVIVTGGLNVPGPAVAERLRAHPEVSAAEVLGVPDPEWGNRVVAFVVGPPGLDDLRDWVAAAHARAWAPRQVVRLDAIPLLANGKPDRQALLRAAVEEAGR
- a CDS encoding L,D-transpeptidase family protein, yielding MKTKLRIARRITVVTVIAALCSVLAYGVGWAVRGEKLPWEHSPQADGPTRVHQPGAQATDQPGTRPIGNPAAEPSDTPSDTPGDTPSDEPRDEPSDEPSKTPSKDPGPPPAGPALFSPGDTGPQVREIQARLKQIDWFSGDVTDKYGPVTTEAVRGFQAKRGFEVTGEVDRRTLDRLEAMTREPTRAELTNQPPPSTGGNTPGPLDARCQTGRVLCIDKSSRTLRWVVDGTVRKTVDVRFGSAELPTREGVFAIQRKSRDHVSTLYHTSMPYAMFFSGGQAVHYSPDFAAHGYNGASHGCVNVRDQGAVAWLFDQVSVGDKVVIYWS
- a CDS encoding NADH-quinone oxidoreductase subunit A — its product is MELYTPVLVLAALAALFAVGSVAMSTMVGPRRYNRAKSDSYECGIEPTPQALSGRFPVKYYITAMLFIVFDIEIIFLYPWAVRFDAMSWFGLIEMVLFIATVFVAYAYVWRRGGLDWD